The proteins below come from a single Holdemania massiliensis genomic window:
- a CDS encoding TIGR04076 family protein has translation MKKCRITVMKITQHRDLMERFENPMENACGMQEGQVFITNGWEKPEGFCDSAWGSLSAFVMALACGGEDLYKGWMKNPKSVMISCNDGFRPVSFYIEALSEEAE, from the coding sequence ATGAAAAAATGTCGAATTACTGTGATGAAGATCACGCAGCATCGGGATTTAATGGAGCGTTTTGAAAATCCGATGGAAAACGCCTGCGGAATGCAAGAAGGGCAGGTGTTCATCACGAATGGCTGGGAGAAACCGGAAGGGTTTTGTGACAGCGCCTGGGGCAGCCTTTCCGCCTTTGTCATGGCGCTGGCCTGCGGTGGGGAAGATCTTTACAAGGGGTGGATGAAAAATCCCAAATCCGTTATGATTTCCTGCAATGACGGATTCCGGCCGGTCAGCTTCTATATTGAAGCCTTGTCGGAAGAGGCGGAATGA
- a CDS encoding ribonucleotide-diphosphate reductase subunit beta has protein sequence MSEQLKRKALFNAQGDTDVRLRRMINGNTTNLNDFNTLKYGWVSDWYRQAMNNFWIPEEINLGQDLKDYPKLEPAVKTALDKTLSFLIFLDSIQTANLPNIGEVITANEINLCLTIQAFQEAVHSQSYSYMLDSFCSPDQRTEILYQWKEDPRLLKRNEFIGGLYNEFIEQRTPLQLMKTLMANYILEGIYFYSGFMFFYNLGRMGLMPGSVQEIRYINRDENTHLWLFRSIIMELRKEEPQLFVPEYDQLYRDMLKQGVEEEIEWGCSILGDAIPGLNKTMIRDYIHYLGNLRAKAIGLDLIYPGEEEEPSSMKWVSQYANANLIKTDFFEARSSAYAKASALKDDL, from the coding sequence ATGTCTGAACAACTCAAACGCAAAGCTCTGTTTAATGCTCAGGGCGATACTGACGTGCGGCTGCGCCGGATGATCAATGGCAACACAACCAATCTCAACGATTTCAACACACTGAAGTATGGCTGGGTATCTGACTGGTACCGCCAGGCTATGAATAATTTCTGGATTCCCGAAGAAATCAATCTCGGTCAGGATCTCAAGGATTATCCGAAACTGGAACCCGCTGTGAAGACCGCTCTCGATAAAACCTTATCGTTTCTGATCTTCCTCGACAGTATCCAGACGGCCAATCTGCCGAATATTGGGGAAGTGATCACGGCCAATGAAATCAATCTCTGTCTGACGATTCAGGCCTTTCAGGAAGCAGTGCATTCGCAAAGTTACAGCTATATGCTCGATTCCTTCTGTTCTCCGGATCAGCGCACAGAAATTCTGTACCAGTGGAAAGAAGATCCGCGCTTATTAAAACGGAATGAGTTTATCGGCGGTCTGTATAATGAATTTATCGAACAGCGGACACCGCTGCAGCTGATGAAAACGCTGATGGCCAACTATATCCTGGAAGGCATCTACTTCTATTCCGGCTTCATGTTTTTCTACAACCTTGGCCGGATGGGACTGATGCCGGGTTCAGTCCAGGAAATCCGCTACATCAACCGTGATGAAAATACTCATCTCTGGCTGTTCCGCAGCATCATCATGGAGCTGCGCAAAGAAGAACCGCAGCTATTTGTCCCGGAATATGATCAGCTATATCGGGATATGCTGAAGCAGGGAGTTGAGGAGGAAATCGAATGGGGCTGTTCGATTCTCGGCGATGCGATTCCCGGATTAAACAAGACGATGATCCGCGATTATATCCACTATCTCGGCAATCTGCGGGCGAAAGCGATTGGTTTGGATCTGATCTATCCGGGGGAAGAAGAGGAACCGTCCTCCATGAAATGGGTCAGCCAGTATGCCAACGCCAATCTGATCAAAACGGATTTCTTTGAAGCCCGTTCCAGTGCCTACGCCAAAGCTTCCGCCCTCAAAGATGACCTGTAA
- a CDS encoding FMN-binding protein: MKKFLALALAGMMVLSMSACGSKDKGGDAAGYKDGTYTSTQKGNNGDVTVEVKIEGGKITSVTTPEQAETAGLGDVAMEKVCAAIVEANSAEVDTISGATNSSNAVIKGVTECLGQAK; the protein is encoded by the coding sequence ATGAAAAAGTTTTTAGCACTTGCTCTGGCAGGCATGATGGTTCTGTCGATGAGCGCTTGCGGAAGCAAGGATAAGGGCGGCGACGCAGCTGGCTACAAAGACGGCACATACACATCAACACAGAAGGGCAACAACGGCGACGTTACTGTCGAAGTAAAAATCGAAGGCGGCAAGATCACCAGCGTTACAACTCCGGAACAGGCTGAAACAGCAGGTCTGGGCGACGTAGCGATGGAAAAAGTCTGCGCTGCTATCGTAGAAGCAAACTCTGCAGAAGTTGATACCATTTCCGGTGCGACCAATTCTTCCAACGCTGTCATCAAAGGCGTTACAGAATGCTTAGGTCAGGCGAAGTAA
- a CDS encoding helix-turn-helix domain-containing protein encodes MVNKGMLNVGSFIHQVRTKKNISLEMLSTVTEISVNELIALEQGQDCLVSDYFILLTALGFDWDQIVEALQQGQQEE; translated from the coding sequence ATGGTAAATAAAGGAATGCTTAACGTAGGTTCATTCATTCACCAGGTTCGTACAAAAAAAAACATATCGTTAGAAATGCTTTCTACGGTCACTGAAATCTCGGTTAATGAATTAATTGCTTTGGAACAGGGGCAAGATTGTCTGGTTTCCGACTACTTCATCCTCTTAACAGCTTTGGGATTTGACTGGGATCAAATTGTTGAAGCCCTTCAGCAGGGTCAGCAGGAGGAATGA
- a CDS encoding autophagy-related protein 17, giving the protein MMERTQALLEQLAQDNQVTVDDVIEDLQRRIDEAWAATEDSLLHAFFKNQKPCPGMFIMAFDLLQEISDQVQEILEAMIQEESEAGIETSIEVADQLTSEQLKDPIETFLAMLKSLKSNAPIIRMIYRQQA; this is encoded by the coding sequence ATGATGGAAAGAACTCAAGCCTTACTGGAACAACTGGCTCAGGACAATCAGGTTACAGTTGACGATGTCATAGAAGATTTGCAGCGGCGCATTGATGAAGCCTGGGCGGCAACGGAAGATAGCCTGCTGCATGCGTTTTTCAAAAATCAAAAACCCTGCCCGGGGATGTTTATCATGGCCTTCGATCTACTTCAGGAAATCAGCGATCAGGTTCAGGAAATTCTCGAAGCGATGATTCAGGAAGAAAGCGAAGCAGGAATTGAAACTTCGATTGAAGTGGCCGATCAATTAACCAGCGAACAGCTCAAAGATCCGATTGAAACTTTCCTGGCGATGCTAAAATCTCTGAAAAGCAATGCGCCGATCATCCGGATGATTTACCGCCAACAGGCATAA
- a CDS encoding PTS transporter subunit EIIC, with protein MTKDYMTLAADILKHVGGKDNISFATHCVTRLRLTVKDKNRVEAEEINKLASVFGSKWSNNQFQVIIGNEVNDVYEALCQVGDFQRQEGIDENLDHSLSPEKKGIQDLLGTFMETLSSIFAPFIPAIVACGLLQGLLYSIQTLGWIDPNSATYTFFFTCSQAAFYFLPILAAFSAGKRFRCNPYLAATTAAIIMHPTFSAMAGTSIKLFGFLPITYAGYASTVIPAILIVYFQSFVEKACKRVVPKMIDIIVTPLVSVMLSAVVGWMILAPIGNWIGTFVAQGILWLYTSLGPVGGALCGALYPFMLMTGMQVAMSPITVQNLATLGYDFIYPCTAASNAAMAVCALFIFYKSKKEETKSLGLSTGVTALIGVTEPVMFGLIMKYKKALWATVIGGAAGGAIMGAFTVQYLSFGFVPFGTIVLAMTETFPWYLLGVGVAMVVTWIAMSLLKFEE; from the coding sequence ATGACAAAAGACTACATGACTTTGGCCGCCGATATTTTAAAACATGTCGGAGGCAAAGACAACATTTCATTCGCAACGCACTGTGTTACACGGCTGCGCTTAACCGTGAAAGATAAAAATCGGGTAGAAGCGGAAGAAATCAACAAGCTCGCTTCGGTATTTGGTTCCAAGTGGAGCAACAATCAGTTTCAGGTGATTATCGGCAACGAAGTCAACGATGTTTATGAAGCACTCTGTCAGGTCGGTGATTTTCAAAGACAGGAAGGGATTGATGAAAATCTTGATCATTCGCTCTCACCCGAAAAGAAAGGCATCCAAGATCTGTTGGGAACGTTCATGGAAACACTATCCTCGATCTTTGCGCCGTTCATTCCGGCGATCGTAGCCTGCGGTCTGCTTCAGGGACTGTTGTATTCGATTCAGACATTAGGGTGGATCGATCCCAATTCCGCGACCTATACGTTTTTCTTTACCTGTTCCCAAGCTGCCTTTTACTTCCTGCCGATCCTGGCTGCCTTTTCCGCGGGCAAACGGTTCCGCTGCAATCCTTATTTAGCGGCAACCACGGCCGCGATCATCATGCATCCGACCTTCTCCGCCATGGCCGGCACGTCGATCAAGCTGTTTGGTTTTCTTCCGATTACCTATGCCGGTTATGCATCGACAGTCATTCCGGCAATTCTGATCGTCTATTTCCAGTCCTTTGTTGAAAAGGCCTGCAAGCGGGTTGTGCCGAAGATGATCGACATCATTGTTACACCGTTGGTTTCCGTCATGCTTTCGGCAGTTGTCGGCTGGATGATTCTGGCGCCGATTGGCAACTGGATCGGTACCTTTGTCGCACAGGGCATTCTGTGGCTGTATACTTCGCTGGGACCGGTCGGCGGTGCGTTGTGCGGCGCTTTATATCCATTTATGTTGATGACCGGCATGCAGGTAGCGATGTCGCCGATTACCGTGCAGAACCTGGCGACACTCGGCTACGATTTCATCTATCCCTGCACCGCGGCTTCCAATGCGGCAATGGCTGTCTGCGCGCTGTTTATTTTCTATAAATCCAAAAAGGAAGAAACCAAGTCGCTGGGTTTATCCACCGGGGTTACCGCTTTGATCGGCGTCACAGAACCGGTCATGTTCGGTCTGATCATGAAGTATAAAAAAGCTCTGTGGGCAACTGTGATCGGCGGGGCTGCCGGCGGTGCGATCATGGGGGCGTTCACGGTTCAGTATCTATCCTTTGGTTTTGTTCCGTTTGGCACGATTGTCTTAGCGATGACTGAAACCTTCCCCTGGTATCTGTTAGGCGTGGGTGTCGCCATGGTTGTCACCTGGATTGCGATGAGCTTGCTTAAATTTGAGGAGTAG
- a CDS encoding ribonucleoside-diphosphate reductase subunit alpha, translating to MKIIKRDQSFQVYDRQKISRAVSAAFESVGHSLSEVQKEVLLDQVEVQIRTAGEIAPVSVEQIQDWVEQALMQQGCYEEARHYILYRQEHAQLRGQIDQLRRIIPDEEILACCRQLQRDFTQPGMSLAVLIQKVQAFSKEKMKRSQQLDNLIRACIELVSQEAPQWEMAAARFMMIKLRRAVSQRMERQGIRTLAQKLLYLEAQGLLNPMLSENYSYKDLARLEQAMDPHRDELFNASGLELLIKRYLIHDHQGEVLELPQEMFMGIAMHLAIPEKENRVEWAIRIYDVLSQLQVTMATPTLANARKPQAQLASCFIDVVPDSLKGIYKSLDSFAQISKQGGGMGLYFGKVRASGSDIRGFQGAAGGVLRWIRLVNDTAVAVDQLGVRQGAVAVYLDCWHRDLPEFLQIRTNNGDDRMKAHDVFPAVCYPDLFWRMAKESLDQNWYLMCPHQIQSVKGYALEDCTGALWEQRYQECVNDPRIEKRVILLKDLVRLILKSAAETGTPFVFNRDAVNAMNPNGHRGVIYCSNLCTEIAQNIQPMGEIETRLVDIDGEAVIVEQVKAGEMVVCNLASLNLGRLNTEDEAELRSVIEVTVRALDNVIDLNAYPLPQAQRTSQQWRAIGLGVSGLHHWLAKRSLFFESEEHLKATDALFEAINYNAIRASLKLAQEKGRYAYFEGSDWQTGAYFTKRHYQSPAWQALAKEVAEQGLRNGWLLAIAPTSSTSVIAGTSAGVDPIMNKFFLEEKKGSIIARVAPELNDQTYWYYKKAHQIDQTWVVRAAAVRQRHIDQAQSVNLYITTDYSLRDLLNLMILAWEKGVKTLYYVRSQSLEVEECESCSA from the coding sequence ATGAAGATCATCAAACGAGATCAGAGCTTTCAGGTTTATGACCGTCAGAAAATCAGCCGGGCAGTCAGCGCGGCGTTTGAAAGCGTGGGTCATTCGTTATCCGAAGTTCAGAAGGAAGTCCTTCTGGATCAGGTGGAGGTGCAGATCCGCACGGCAGGGGAAATTGCCCCGGTCAGTGTGGAACAGATCCAGGATTGGGTAGAACAGGCTTTAATGCAGCAGGGATGTTATGAAGAAGCTCGGCACTATATTCTGTACCGTCAGGAACATGCCCAGCTGCGCGGACAGATCGATCAGCTGCGCCGGATTATACCCGATGAGGAAATCCTGGCCTGCTGCCGTCAGCTGCAGCGGGATTTTACTCAGCCGGGAATGTCGTTGGCGGTTCTGATTCAGAAGGTTCAGGCGTTTTCAAAAGAGAAGATGAAGCGTTCCCAACAGCTCGATAATCTGATCCGCGCCTGCATTGAGCTGGTCAGTCAGGAAGCACCGCAATGGGAGATGGCGGCGGCTCGATTTATGATGATCAAGCTGCGCCGCGCTGTCAGTCAGCGAATGGAACGGCAGGGAATCCGCACGTTAGCGCAGAAATTGTTATATCTGGAAGCACAGGGCCTGTTAAATCCAATGCTGTCCGAGAATTACAGCTATAAGGACTTAGCCCGATTGGAACAAGCGATGGATCCGCACCGTGACGAATTGTTCAATGCCAGCGGTCTGGAACTTTTGATCAAGCGCTATCTGATTCATGATCACCAGGGAGAAGTGTTGGAGCTGCCGCAGGAAATGTTTATGGGCATCGCGATGCATCTGGCGATTCCTGAGAAGGAAAATCGGGTTGAATGGGCGATCCGGATCTATGATGTCCTGAGTCAGCTGCAGGTGACGATGGCCACGCCGACACTGGCCAATGCCCGCAAACCGCAGGCCCAGCTGGCTTCCTGTTTCATTGACGTCGTTCCGGATTCACTAAAAGGAATTTATAAGTCGCTGGACAGCTTTGCCCAGATTTCCAAACAAGGCGGCGGGATGGGCTTATACTTCGGAAAAGTCCGGGCTTCCGGCAGCGATATCCGCGGTTTCCAAGGCGCGGCCGGCGGCGTGCTGCGCTGGATTCGGTTGGTCAATGATACCGCTGTGGCTGTTGATCAGCTGGGAGTGCGGCAGGGTGCGGTTGCGGTCTATCTGGACTGCTGGCACAGAGATTTGCCGGAATTCCTTCAGATCCGCACCAACAACGGGGATGACCGGATGAAAGCTCACGATGTTTTCCCGGCCGTCTGTTATCCGGATTTATTCTGGCGGATGGCGAAGGAAAGTCTGGATCAAAACTGGTATCTGATGTGCCCGCATCAAATCCAAAGCGTCAAAGGCTATGCGCTGGAAGACTGTACTGGGGCATTATGGGAACAGCGCTATCAGGAATGTGTGAACGATCCGCGCATTGAAAAGCGTGTGATCCTGCTGAAAGATCTGGTCCGTCTGATTTTGAAATCGGCGGCGGAAACAGGAACACCGTTTGTCTTCAACCGCGATGCGGTCAATGCGATGAATCCCAATGGCCATCGTGGGGTGATTTACTGTTCCAATCTGTGTACGGAAATTGCGCAGAACATTCAGCCCATGGGTGAAATTGAAACTCGGTTAGTGGATATCGATGGCGAAGCCGTGATCGTGGAACAGGTCAAAGCCGGAGAAATGGTGGTCTGCAATCTGGCATCGCTGAATCTTGGCCGGCTGAATACTGAAGATGAAGCCGAGCTGCGTTCTGTCATAGAAGTGACGGTCCGGGCGCTGGATAATGTGATCGATCTCAATGCCTATCCTCTGCCGCAGGCTCAGCGGACCTCGCAGCAGTGGCGGGCAATCGGTCTGGGTGTCAGCGGACTGCATCACTGGCTGGCCAAACGTTCGCTTTTCTTTGAATCAGAAGAACATCTCAAAGCCACCGATGCTTTGTTTGAGGCGATCAACTACAACGCGATCCGCGCCAGTCTGAAGCTGGCTCAGGAAAAAGGCCGGTATGCCTATTTTGAAGGCTCTGACTGGCAGACCGGAGCCTATTTTACGAAACGTCACTATCAATCTCCGGCCTGGCAGGCGCTGGCCAAGGAAGTCGCGGAGCAGGGTTTACGCAATGGCTGGCTGTTAGCCATTGCCCCGACGAGCTCCACTTCGGTGATCGCCGGAACCAGTGCCGGCGTTGATCCGATCATGAACAAGTTTTTCTTAGAGGAAAAAAAGGGCAGCATCATCGCCCGTGTTGCGCCGGAGCTGAACGATCAGACCTATTGGTATTACAAAAAGGCGCATCAGATCGATCAGACCTGGGTTGTCCGAGCTGCCGCCGTCCGGCAGCGGCATATTGACCAGGCTCAATCCGTGAATCTTTATATCACCACGGATTATTCGCTGCGGGATTTGTTGAACCTGATGATTCTGGCTTGGGAAAAAGGCGTCAAGACGCTGTATTATGTCCGCAGTCAGTCGCTGGAGGTGGAAGAGTGCGAATCCTGTTCTGCTTAA
- a CDS encoding MerR family transcriptional regulator: MKNRIRADQEKTRNFHQYTVGEMASLLSMSAPTIRFYDSQGAVVPHRDQENQYRRYTVVDGNYLIKMKELKNIGASLQESVQLLNNVDFKEYCEGFRKLEEAEEKRLERQRLLLNGFRQKIQLLKSLDSELNRITIQRRPAVWRMDHQIEDHFLTGEKTKAARTEWTDWMPAAELSFLFSKDDPDHHLHWGFAMEAEMAESLGLDRQDSVYYPAASCVHMIFRIEDQVFLHYENLQPAFSYLKKHAFVLAGDILGRSIARVMGENNTINHYYDVWIPIQDEEMEQK, translated from the coding sequence ATGAAAAACAGAATTCGGGCAGATCAGGAAAAGACACGCAATTTTCATCAGTATACTGTCGGGGAAATGGCATCCCTTTTGTCCATGAGTGCGCCAACGATTCGTTTTTACGATAGTCAGGGAGCAGTGGTGCCGCATCGGGATCAGGAAAATCAATACCGCAGATATACCGTTGTGGATGGCAATTATCTGATCAAAATGAAGGAATTGAAGAATATCGGCGCCTCGTTGCAGGAGTCTGTCCAGCTTTTGAATAACGTGGATTTCAAGGAGTATTGCGAGGGCTTTAGAAAGCTTGAAGAAGCCGAGGAAAAACGCCTGGAACGCCAGCGTCTTCTGTTGAATGGTTTTCGTCAGAAAATCCAGCTGCTGAAAAGCCTGGATAGTGAATTGAACCGGATCACCATTCAGCGCCGTCCGGCAGTGTGGCGGATGGATCATCAGATCGAGGATCATTTTCTGACTGGTGAAAAAACAAAGGCGGCACGAACGGAGTGGACCGATTGGATGCCGGCTGCGGAACTGTCATTTTTATTCTCTAAAGACGACCCTGACCATCATCTGCATTGGGGCTTTGCGATGGAAGCCGAAATGGCGGAAAGCTTAGGCCTGGACCGTCAGGACAGCGTCTATTATCCGGCCGCATCCTGTGTTCACATGATCTTCCGGATTGAGGATCAAGTCTTTTTGCATTACGAAAACCTTCAACCCGCTTTCAGCTATTTAAAAAAACACGCTTTTGTTTTGGCCGGAGATATTTTAGGCCGAAGCATAGCGCGGGTTATGGGCGAAAATAACACAATCAATCATTACTATGACGTCTGGATTCCCATTCAGGATGAGGAAATGGAACAGAAATAA
- a CDS encoding helix-turn-helix domain-containing protein, with amino-acid sequence MKLNEAVFKRIDELCKKRNWSYYKLSKISGVNKNVFYNYKREPDKYLTLHTCCKILAAFDMSFAEFFDSDLFDDLDKGV; translated from the coding sequence ATGAAATTAAATGAAGCGGTTTTTAAACGGATTGACGAGCTATGCAAAAAAAGAAACTGGTCCTATTACAAGCTGTCCAAGATCAGCGGCGTCAACAAGAATGTGTTCTACAATTATAAACGAGAGCCGGACAAGTACCTGACGCTGCACACCTGCTGTAAAATTCTTGCTGCGTTTGATATGTCGTTCGCCGAATTCTTTGATAGTGATCTGTTTGATGATTTAGACAAAGGAGTATAG
- a CDS encoding helix-turn-helix domain-containing protein, producing MKCSEALRKRIDELCKKYNLTYSSLSNKACGNSTISSFMSKPQETLYLPTIYCICLALDISIKEFFDSPCFDQIDEILETRRKILIDENQEKSRKKKKGKGKKEEPDSKE from the coding sequence ATGAAATGTAGCGAAGCCCTGCGCAAGCGGATTGATGAACTGTGTAAGAAGTATAATTTGACCTATAGCTCATTAAGCAATAAAGCCTGCGGCAACAGCACAATTTCTTCCTTTATGTCTAAACCGCAGGAAACGTTATACCTTCCGACGATCTATTGTATCTGTCTGGCATTGGATATTTCAATCAAAGAATTCTTTGATTCACCCTGTTTTGATCAAATCGATGAAATCCTAGAGACACGGCGAAAAATTTTAATCGATGAGAATCAGGAAAAATCAAGAAAAAAGAAGAAAGGAAAGGGGAAAAAAGAAGAGCCCGATTCAAAAGAATAA
- a CDS encoding glycoside hydrolase family 1 protein has protein sequence MKNFRSDFLWGGATAANQVEGAYLEDGKGLSVADIVTVGSHTAPRRISLEMKEEYTYPSHIAVDFYHHYKEDIALFAEMGFKAYRMSISWARIFPHGDDAMPNPKGIQFYHDVFAELKKYAIEPIVTISHSDIPLAVGTRYHGWVNKQVIDLYVRYAVTLFEHYKEEVRYWIPFNEINDMFLPMSALGQGALIDPKAQFFTQQKDDPNERFNALNNMMIASAKAVIRGRQINSNFHFGTMICHITRYPRTCHPDDVLLVLKNDLFYNNTCADVMLKGEYPFYALNELEKRGVALQLNDTEKVLLKEGVCDYYTFSYYQSISESTQPFSEETSGNIMGGIKNPYLTETEWNWPIDPVGLRTTLLKVYDRYRVPIMITENGIGCVDQLEADGTVHDDYRIAYLRDHLNEMRKAVEDGVDLIGYMAWGCLDLISVSTGEMKKRYGFIYVDRDDEGNGSYRRIKKDSFAWYRKVIASNGTDLT, from the coding sequence ATGAAAAATTTCAGAAGTGATTTTCTCTGGGGTGGGGCGACCGCAGCCAACCAGGTTGAAGGCGCCTATCTTGAAGACGGCAAGGGTCTCAGTGTGGCCGATATTGTGACTGTTGGATCCCATACTGCTCCGCGCCGGATCTCGTTAGAAATGAAGGAAGAATATACTTATCCATCCCATATCGCCGTTGATTTCTATCATCATTATAAGGAAGATATCGCGCTGTTTGCCGAAATGGGATTTAAGGCTTACCGGATGTCGATTTCCTGGGCGCGAATCTTCCCTCATGGGGATGATGCCATGCCCAATCCCAAGGGAATTCAATTTTATCACGATGTTTTTGCGGAATTAAAAAAATATGCGATTGAACCGATTGTGACGATTTCCCACAGCGATATCCCTCTGGCTGTCGGCACCCGTTATCACGGATGGGTCAATAAACAAGTAATCGATCTCTATGTGCGCTATGCTGTTACGTTGTTTGAACATTATAAAGAGGAAGTCCGATATTGGATTCCGTTCAATGAAATCAATGATATGTTTTTGCCAATGAGCGCTTTAGGTCAGGGGGCGCTGATCGATCCAAAGGCCCAATTCTTCACCCAACAGAAGGATGATCCCAATGAGCGCTTCAACGCTTTAAACAATATGATGATCGCATCGGCTAAAGCGGTGATCCGCGGCCGTCAGATCAATTCCAACTTCCATTTTGGAACCATGATCTGCCATATTACCCGTTATCCGCGAACCTGTCATCCCGACGATGTCCTGTTGGTATTGAAAAACGATCTGTTCTATAACAACACCTGTGCGGATGTCATGTTAAAGGGAGAGTATCCGTTCTATGCTTTGAACGAACTGGAAAAACGCGGAGTTGCGCTGCAGCTGAATGACACCGAAAAAGTATTATTGAAAGAAGGGGTCTGTGATTACTACACCTTTTCCTATTATCAAAGTATTTCAGAAAGTACCCAGCCGTTCAGTGAGGAAACCAGCGGCAACATCATGGGCGGCATCAAGAATCCGTATTTAACGGAAACGGAGTGGAACTGGCCGATTGATCCGGTGGGTTTGCGGACAACCTTACTCAAGGTGTATGACCGCTATCGGGTTCCGATCATGATCACGGAAAACGGAATCGGCTGTGTGGATCAGCTGGAAGCGGATGGGACCGTGCATGATGACTACCGCATTGCCTATCTGCGTGATCATCTGAATGAAATGCGCAAGGCGGTGGAGGATGGCGTGGATCTGATCGGCTATATGGCCTGGGGCTGCTTGGATCTGATCAGTGTGTCTACTGGAGAAATGAAAAAACGCTATGGTTTTATCTATGTCGATCGTGACGATGAAGGCAACGGCAGCTATCGACGGATAAAAAAAGATTCCTTCGCCTGGTACCGCAAGGTGATCGCGTCTAACGGAACCGATTTAACATAG
- a CDS encoding PTS sugar transporter subunit IIA: MLSLFAKKTMILGAPAEGDLLDITQVSDPFFASKNLGDGIAVNPHTELVCAPCDGKLIMLFETRHAFGIRSKDVELLIHIGIDTVEMQGQGFTALKKVNDPVRRGEPIIRFNRQLLSAYDLTVMMLITKASNWHWEKHLDLQSVKASETVMTGERL; the protein is encoded by the coding sequence ATGTTAAGTCTGTTCGCAAAGAAAACGATGATCTTAGGTGCTCCGGCAGAAGGGGATCTGCTCGATATCACACAGGTCAGCGATCCATTTTTCGCCAGTAAAAACTTAGGCGATGGGATCGCGGTGAATCCGCATACCGAGCTTGTCTGTGCTCCCTGTGATGGGAAACTAATCATGCTTTTTGAAACCCGGCATGCCTTCGGGATCCGCAGCAAAGATGTGGAACTGTTGATTCACATCGGCATTGATACGGTAGAAATGCAGGGACAGGGATTTACAGCCTTAAAGAAGGTCAACGATCCAGTCCGTCGGGGTGAGCCGATCATCCGGTTTAACCGCCAGCTTTTAAGCGCCTATGACCTGACGGTGATGATGCTGATCACCAAAGCATCAAACTGGCATTGGGAAAAACATTTGGATCTGCAGTCCGTAAAAGCTTCAGAAACCGTCATGACTGGAGAACGCTTATGA
- a CDS encoding PRD domain-containing protein, with protein sequence MKLLKKINNNFALAEDSKGEKVIVEGRGVGFQKMPCELTDLSLISRTYYGFNSETIRLIQTVNPKILQIADQIYNEAVDQIPAELNANLPFTLADHLEFCIERMNKKIQLKMPLIYELESSYPLEMKLAERTLQRVEEQLDIRLPESEKAGIALNLINAELSVKTSNTQQEEELIDGCTRIIEAYLHHPIYRKSFNYTRFATHLQYLLRRMNQQPPQNVSYSLYQTIKERYAPICEVVGAMAVYLEASGYPIGEEEKFYLILHVQRLCDRERCAQPTV encoded by the coding sequence ATGAAGCTGTTAAAAAAGATCAATAACAACTTTGCATTGGCGGAAGATTCCAAGGGTGAAAAAGTCATTGTTGAAGGCCGCGGTGTCGGCTTTCAGAAAATGCCGTGCGAGCTGACAGATCTTTCACTTATTTCCCGCACGTATTACGGTTTCAACTCGGAAACAATCCGCCTAATTCAGACGGTCAATCCCAAGATCCTGCAGATCGCGGATCAGATCTACAACGAAGCGGTCGACCAGATCCCGGCTGAGCTGAATGCCAATCTGCCCTTTACGCTGGCCGATCATCTGGAGTTCTGCATCGAACGGATGAACAAGAAAATTCAGCTGAAAATGCCGCTGATCTATGAATTGGAAAGCAGCTATCCGTTAGAAATGAAGCTGGCGGAAAGAACGCTGCAGCGGGTGGAGGAACAGCTGGATATCCGACTGCCGGAAAGTGAGAAAGCAGGCATTGCACTGAATCTTATTAATGCCGAACTGTCTGTCAAAACTTCCAATACGCAGCAGGAAGAAGAACTGATCGACGGCTGTACGCGGATCATTGAAGCGTATCTGCATCATCCGATCTATCGAAAATCGTTTAACTACACCCGTTTTGCGACACATCTGCAGTATTTGCTTCGGCGGATGAATCAACAACCTCCGCAGAATGTTTCCTATTCTCTATACCAGACGATTAAAGAACGGTACGCCCCAATCTGCGAAGTCGTCGGTGCTATGGCGGTCTATCTGGAAGCCAGCGGTTATCCGATTGGTGAGGAAGAGAAGTTTTATCTGATCCTGCATGTTCAGCGTTTATGTGATCGTGAGCGCTGTGCGCAGCCGACAGTGTAA